One window of the Camelina sativa cultivar DH55 chromosome 1, Cs, whole genome shotgun sequence genome contains the following:
- the LOC104700172 gene encoding purple acid phosphatase 5: MKLNRLTLFCYAVLLLSIFAVSHAGVTSSYVRVSEPSEEMPLETFPPPAGLNAPEQVHITQGDHSGRGMIISWVTPLNVDDGSNIVRYWNADTDGSEKMSAVASTSTYRYYDYTSGYLHHATIKGLEYDTKYFYELGTGRSIRQFNFMTPPKVGPDVAYTFGVIGDLGQTYASNQTLYNYMSNPKGQAVLFAGDLSYADDHPNHDQRKWDSYGRFVEPSAAYQPWIWAAGNHEIDYAQSLGETQPFKPYMNRYHVPYRASQSTSPLWYSIKRASAYIIVLSSYSAYDKYTPQNSWLQDELKKVNRSETPWLIVLVHAPWYNSNNYHYMEGESMRVTFEPWFVENKVDIVFAGHVHAYERSERVSNIKYNITDGMSTPVKDQSAPVYITIGDGGNIEGIANSYTEPQPSYSAFREASFGHAMLEIKNRTHAHYTWHRNKDDEPIIADAIWLKNRYYLPEEETT; this comes from the exons atgaagTTAAATCGTTTAACACTCTTTTGCTATGCGGTCTTGTTGCTAAGTATCTTTGCCGTGAGCCACGCCGGAGTCACCAGTAGCTATGTCAGAGTATCTGAACCATCCGAAGAAATGCCACTCGAAACCTTTCCTCCTCCCGCCGGTTTGAACGCTCCAGAACAA GTTCACATAACACAAGGAGATCACTCTGGCCGAGGTATGATTATCTCGTGGGTAACTCCTTTAAACGTGGACGATGGTTCTAATATCGTTAGATATTGGAACGCTGATACTGATGGTAGTGAAAAGATGAGTGCTGTAGCGTCAACGTCTACCTATAGATACTACGACTACACATCTGGTTATCTTCACCACGCCACCATTAAAGGGCTTGAG TATGATACTAAGTATTTCTACGAGCTTGGAACTGGTCGCTCCATTAGACAATTCAACTTCATGACTCCACCAAAAGTTGGTCCAGATGTTGCTTACACATTCGGTGTCATAG gtGATCTTGGACAAACCTATGCCTCCAATCAGACATTGTACAATTACATGTCGAACCCAAAAGGCCAAGCGGTGCTTTTTGCCGGAGACTTGTCTTACGCTGATGATCATCCTAACCACGACCAAAGAAAATGGGATTCATACGGCCGGTTTGTGGAACCAAGCGCCGCGTACCAGCCTTGGATCTGGGCCGCAGGGAACCACGAGATTGATTACGCCCAGAGTTTA GGCGAGACACAACCCTTCAAGCCGTACATGAACCGCTACCATGTTCCCTACAGAGCCTCACAGAGTACTTCTCCGCTTTGGTACTCCATCAAACGAGCCTCCGCTTACATCATCGTACTCTCCTCATACTCAGCCTATG ACAAGTACACTCCTCAGAACTCGTGGCTCCAGGATGAGCTCAAGAAAGTTAACCGATCAGAGACTCCCTGGTTGATTGTTCTTGTTCATGCGCCGTGGTACAATAGCAACAATTATCACTACATGGAAGGTGAGAGCATGAGAGTTACGTTCGAGCCATGGTTCGTCGAAAACAAAGTCGATATCGTCTTTGCTGGTCATGTCCATGCCTACGAGCGGTCAGAGCGTGTCTCCAACATTAAGTACAATATTACTGATGGAATGAGTACTCCGGTGAAAGATCAATCTGCACCCGTTTACATCACCATTGGAGATGGAGGCAACATAGAAGGAATTGCTAACAG TTACACGGAGCCGCAACCAAGTTATTCTGCCTTTAGGGAGGCCAGTTTCGGACACGCCATGCTTGAGATAAAGAACAGGACTCATGCCCATTACACTTGGCATAGGAACAAAGATGACGAGCCTATTATTGCCGATGCTATTTGGTTGAAGAACAGATACTACTTGCCGGAGGAGGAGACAACTTAG
- the LOC104700180 gene encoding peroxidase 15, whose protein sequence is MARIGSFLVLLYLTYAFTLCICHDDESNYGRERGNLFPGFYRSSCPRAEEIVRSVVANAVARETRMAASLMRLHFHDCFVQGCDGSLLLDTSGSIVTEKNSNPNSRSARGFEVVDEIKAALESECPNTVSCADALTLAARDSSVLTGGPSWMVPLGRRDSTSASLSGSNNNIPAPNNTFNIIVSRFNNQGLDLTDVVALSGSHTIGFSRCTSFRQRLYNQSGNGSPDTTLEQSYAANLRQRCPRSGGDQILSELDINSAGRFDNSYFKNLIENMGLLNSDQVLFSSNEQSRELVKKYAEDQEEFFEQFAESMVKMGNISPLTGSSGEIRKNCRKINNS, encoded by the exons ATGGCAAGAATCGGAAGCTTTCTCGTTCTTCTATATCTTACTTACGCTTTTACTCTCTGCATCTGCCACGACGACGAGAGTAACTATGGCCGTGAGAGAGGGAATCTCTTCCCAGGTTTCTACCGCAGCTCGTGCCCTAGAGCCGAGGAAATTGTGAGGTCAGTTGTAGCCAACGCTGTTGCAAGGGAGACTCGTATGGCTGCTTCCCTCATGAGGCTCCATTTCCATGATTGTTTCGTTCAG GGTTGTGATGGATCGTTGCTTTTAGACACAAGTGGGAGTATAGTTACTGAGAAGAACTCAAACCCTAACAGCAGATCGGCCCGCGGGTTTGAAGTTGTTGACGAGATCAAAGCTGCACTGGAGAGTGAATGCCCTAACACTGTTTCTTGTGCTGACGCCTTAACTCTAGCTGCTAGAGACTCCTCTGTTCTT ACTGGTGGACCAAGCTGGATGGTTCCTTTGGGAAGAAGAGATTCGACAAGTGCAAGTTTGAGTGgatcaaacaacaacatccCTGCACCTAACAACACTTTCAACATAATTGTCTCGAGATTTAACAATCAAGGTCTTGACCTCACCGACGTTGTTGCTCTCTCCG GGAGCCACACCATTGGATTCTCAAGATGCACTAGTTTCAGACAAAGACTTTACAACCAATCTGGAAACGGAAGTCCCGACACAACCTTAGAGCAATCCTATGCTGCCAACTTGCGTCAAAGGTGCCCGAGATCCGGTGGGGATCAAATCCTGTCGGAGCTTGACATCAACAGTGCCGGGAGGTTTGATAACAGCTACTTCAAGAACTTGATCGAGAACATGGGACTGTTGAATTCCGACCAAGTCTTGTTCTCTAGCAATGAACAATCGAGAGAGCTCGTGAAGAAGTATGCAGAGGATCAAGAAGAGTTCTTTGAGCAGTTCGCTGAATCGATGGTCAAGATGGGGAACATCTCTCCCTTGACAGGTTCGAGTGGTGAGATCAGGAAGAACTGCAGGAAAATTAATAACtcttga
- the LOC109128523 gene encoding putative glycine-rich cell wall structural protein 1, which produces MEILVRIISFVVFLLVSGAVLLLLSSSSVHGLRYGPSKRFFNSSDQSTVLGPNMTFESGHNKARRVQEGNVEEGGCVNCGGRERDCGDCRGEDGSCRGCNGTGGSPGDGGRGGREGGGRGRGRENGKGDGKGQGDNGGKEDCNDHKKKKRDDRNNGGGDVNGDGVGIGIGIGIGGEPSPGTGGGGGGGGGGGGGGVGDGYGYGRGWGGGYGGGGGGGWGWGGDSNRVWGPGNGGGCWFRGCDKKSTKGQH; this is translated from the exons ATGGAGATATTGGTCAGAATCATAAGCTTTGTGGTGTTCTTGTTAGTGTCTGGTGCGGTGTTGTTGCTACTTAGCTCAAGCTCTGTTCACGGGTTGAGATATGGACCCTCTAAGAGATTCTTTAATAGTAGTGATCAGTCTACCGTTTTGGGTCCCAACATGACGTTTGAAAGTGGACATAACAAAGCGCGAAGAGTGCAAGAAGGTAACGTAGAAGAAGGAGGTTGCGTAAACTgcggaggaagagaaagagactgTGGAGATTGTAGAGGTGAAGATGGAAGCTGTAGAGGTTGTAATGGAACAGGAGGAAGTCCGGGTGATGGTGGAAGAGGCGGTCgtgaaggaggaggaagaggccGGGGAAGAGAAAATGGCAAAGGAGATGGGAAAGGACAAGGTGACAATGGTGGAAAAGAAGATTGCAATGaccataaaaagaagaaaagagatgataggaaCAACGGTGGTGGTGATGTTAATGGTGACGGTGTCGGTATTGGTATTGGTATAGGTATAGGAGGTGAACCTAGCCCTGGAACTGGaggtggtggag gtggcggtggaggaggcGGTGGGGGAGGCGTAGGAGATGGATATGGATATGGCCGTGGATGGGGCGGTGGAtatggaggaggaggcggaggaggatgGGGGTGGGGAGGAGATAGCAACAGAGTATGGGGTCCCGGAAACGGCGGTGGTTGTTGGTTTCGCGGTTGTGATAAAAAGTCAACGAAAGGTCAACATTAA
- the LOC104700163 gene encoding protein SHI RELATED SEQUENCE 4-like, whose translation MVRETSTSNEPRERDKDEGLEEELARSKFKMAGIGSSRNNEEDNQQKANWVWYRNTNNPSTSHHTNQIWQQPSLDLYPGQINVCDLTTSSRSLTISCQDCGNQAKKGCTHGRCRTCCKSHGLDCPTHVRSTWIPIAKRRERQQQIQTPTSNPITGGDRVENIPNTLNSSEMGDATFPDEVTSDALFRCVRMSGTDDGDCEYAYQTTVGIAGHQFKGILYNQGPDKTITPGTQFYENPPRS comes from the exons ATGGTCCGTGAGACGAGTACTAGTAATGAAccgagagaaagagataaagatGAG ggtttagaggAGGAGCTAGCTAGGTCAAAGTTTAAAATGGCTGGGATAGGGTCATCAAGAAACAACGAAGAAGACAATCAACAAAAGGCAAACTGGGTTTGGTACAGAAACACAAATAACCCAAGCACGAGCCACCACACCAATCAGATATGGCAGCAACCAAGCCTCGATCTATATCCGGGTCAGATCAACGTCTGTGATTTGACCACGTCATCAAGATCCCTAACCATAAGCTGTCAAGACTGTGGAAACCAAGCCAAGAAAGGGTGCACGCACGGGAGGTGTAGAACTTGCTGCAAGAGCCACGGGCTCGACTGTCCCACTCACGTGAGGAGCACTTGGATCCCCATCGCCAAACGCCGGGAACGGCAGCAGCAGATACAGACGCCAACCTCCAATCCAATCACCGGTGGAGACCGAGTTGAGAACATCCCGAATACTTTAAACTCATCag AGATGGGAGATGCAACATTTCCAGATGAAGTGACATCGGATGCACTTTTCCGGTGCGTTAGAATGAGTGGTACCGATGATGGAGATTGCGAATATGCATATCAGACGACGGTAGGCATAGCTGGTCATCAGTTCAAGGGCATTCTGTATAATCAAGGCCCGGATAAAACGATTACGCCTGGTACACAATTCTATGAAAACCCACCAAGATCTTAA